One window of Chitinispirillales bacterium ANBcel5 genomic DNA carries:
- a CDS encoding PAAR domain-containing protein, protein MMAARITDMTAHGGTITGPGAPNVLIGKMVAARMGDMHMCPMVTPGMPPIPHVGGPIVGGCPTVLIGSGGGGGGGGGGTSASQASAAKALKEGKIKPVEGTETLLLCSSYNASLFPLHPITSKLNKQNSKTFFIGVPFYV, encoded by the coding sequence ATGATGGCAGCCAGAATAACCGATATGACAGCCCACGGCGGTACAATTACCGGTCCGGGAGCACCCAATGTACTTATAGGAAAAATGGTGGCGGCTCGCATGGGTGATATGCACATGTGCCCCATGGTGACTCCGGGGATGCCTCCCATTCCTCACGTAGGGGGACCTATCGTCGGGGGGTGCCCCACTGTCCTTATCGGTTCAGGGGGAGGCGGTGGTGGTGGCGGCGGTGGTACGTCAGCCTCGCAGGCAAGCGCTGCCAAAGCACTTAAAGAGGGGAAAATAAAGCCCGTGGAGGGGACCGAAACCTTACTTCTTTGCTCTTCATACAACGCATCTCTCTTTCCCTTACACCCAATAACCAGCAAACTCAACAAGCAGAATAGTAAAACTTTTTTCATAGGAGTTCCTTTTTATGTCTGA
- a CDS encoding InlB B-repeat-containing protein, producing the protein MSEKDVVLTAQWSPIDYNVTFNPNNGEDSFTHSVPHGTEIDFPEIPELDGHIFDGWYRDSSGLNKWADDDIVISDTSLYGGWVPKENTAVFYSNDGSNRTSNQTIVYGETAALNPNTFEREGYSFKGWSRETAANEPEYVDGEEFTMTEESIELFAVWEINSYSVTFSANNDTDSLVTVNVQFGDTIILENNFEHLGHSFNGWALSSSGDVEFYENQQIVIGDTDLKLYAVWTPHTYALTLYKNDGGDSTRVINTQTGDRVELENYFQRPGYAFEGWSSDSDGDVEYEENQHITIDTTDLHFYAVWNAKSFTLTFHKLYGSDTTSEHTIRTDEPVELQNPFEREGYEFEGWSLSEESEEPEYSEEQVRMWPHDVDLYAVWSLKSYTVTFDRNSDDATGEMSSQTIPYGTTQNLHPVRFSKPDWIFIGWSKSTDGREELIEDEGLYEMEANNDTLYAIWRAKPVMVSCGLSHTMLLFSDGTLWATGSNYSGQFGDSTNTDVDVFIKVKDNVSHVSAGWDHTMAITKDGVLWATGGNSWGQLGTGTTNSENAFIKIEDNVQYVTTHLFSTLVVKKDGQLYATGHNYNGELGLGEEMNVVTLTKVPDMDNVSQVSIFENNSMILKENGNLWATGRNGAGQLGTGDFSSINAPVFIDENVQYIQNGGLHTFSICNDGILRGTGWNTDGQLADGSDEPRNEFLEIDNIKNIKRMALGFQYSMILLEDGTLLASGDNKTGQLGTGDTDSRNTPVIVARDVAYVDVSAGREGRGSAPYYHTFIIKNEGTLWATGYNYSGQLGNGTTEDSDEFIQIPLDFYEP; encoded by the coding sequence GTGAGTGAAAAGGATGTTGTGCTCACTGCTCAGTGGAGCCCCATTGACTACAATGTCACCTTCAACCCTAACAATGGTGAAGATAGCTTCACTCACAGTGTACCTCATGGCACTGAAATCGACTTCCCGGAAATTCCCGAACTTGATGGGCATATTTTTGATGGTTGGTATAGAGACAGTAGTGGTCTGAATAAATGGGCTGATGACGATATTGTGATATCCGACACATCGCTTTATGGAGGATGGGTACCCAAAGAAAACACAGCTGTATTCTATTCCAATGATGGAAGTAACCGCACCAGCAATCAAACGATCGTTTATGGCGAAACTGCAGCTTTGAACCCAAATACTTTTGAAAGAGAAGGATATAGTTTCAAAGGATGGTCACGTGAAACAGCTGCCAATGAACCTGAATATGTTGATGGTGAAGAATTTACTATGACCGAAGAGAGTATAGAGCTGTTTGCGGTGTGGGAGATTAATAGTTATTCTGTTACATTTAGCGCAAATAATGATACAGACAGCCTTGTGACTGTCAATGTTCAGTTTGGTGACACTATCATACTGGAAAACAATTTCGAGCACCTGGGGCATTCTTTTAATGGATGGGCACTAAGCAGTAGCGGAGATGTTGAGTTCTATGAAAACCAGCAGATTGTTATTGGGGACACAGACCTAAAACTCTACGCAGTGTGGACACCCCATACCTACGCTCTTACATTGTATAAAAATGATGGCGGTGATTCAACACGTGTTATCAATACTCAGACAGGTGACAGGGTTGAGCTTGAAAACTATTTTCAGCGCCCAGGTTATGCTTTTGAAGGGTGGTCTTCTGATTCCGATGGAGATGTTGAGTATGAGGAGAATCAGCACATTACCATAGATACCACTGATTTGCATTTTTATGCTGTATGGAATGCCAAAAGCTTTACGCTCACCTTTCATAAACTGTATGGATCAGATACTACTTCTGAACATACCATTCGTACCGATGAACCTGTTGAACTCCAAAACCCCTTTGAAAGAGAGGGTTATGAATTCGAGGGGTGGAGCCTGAGTGAAGAAAGCGAAGAGCCGGAATACAGTGAAGAGCAAGTTAGGATGTGGCCGCACGATGTTGATCTGTATGCGGTATGGAGCCTGAAGAGCTATACTGTTACATTCGATAGAAACAGTGATGATGCTACAGGAGAAATGAGTTCGCAAACAATACCTTACGGAACCACTCAAAATCTCCATCCTGTAAGGTTTTCTAAGCCCGACTGGATATTTATTGGATGGTCAAAATCAACAGATGGTAGAGAGGAACTTATTGAGGATGAAGGATTATATGAAATGGAGGCTAACAATGATACACTATATGCTATCTGGAGAGCAAAGCCAGTTATGGTTTCATGTGGTTTATCTCATACAATGCTCCTTTTCAGCGATGGAACATTGTGGGCTACAGGAAGCAACTATTCTGGACAATTTGGAGACAGTACAAATACCGATGTAGATGTTTTCATTAAAGTAAAAGATAATGTATCACATGTTTCTGCCGGTTGGGATCATACTATGGCTATAACAAAAGATGGTGTATTGTGGGCTACAGGTGGTAATTCCTGGGGCCAACTCGGTACAGGGACAACTAATTCAGAGAATGCTTTTATAAAAATTGAAGACAATGTTCAATATGTAACTACACATTTATTCTCTACACTCGTAGTTAAAAAAGATGGTCAGTTATATGCTACTGGTCATAATTATAATGGTGAGTTAGGCCTCGGAGAAGAGATGAATGTCGTTACACTTACAAAGGTACCTGATATGGACAATGTATCTCAAGTGTCTATTTTCGAAAACAATTCTATGATCTTGAAAGAGAATGGAAATCTTTGGGCAACAGGCAGAAATGGAGCAGGGCAACTTGGTACCGGAGACTTCTCAAGTATAAACGCCCCTGTTTTCATTGATGAAAATGTACAATACATCCAAAACGGAGGACTGCATACTTTTAGCATTTGCAATGATGGAATACTTAGAGGTACTGGTTGGAATACAGATGGTCAGTTAGCTGACGGTTCCGATGAACCTAGGAACGAATTTTTGGAAATTGATAATATAAAAAATATAAAAAGAATGGCTTTGGGATTTCAGTATTCTATGATCCTTTTAGAAGACGGTACACTATTAGCCTCTGGTGACAACAAAACCGGGCAATTGGGTACCGGTGATACCGATTCTAGAAACACACCTGTAATTGTTGCAAGGGATGTAGCTTACGTTGATGTTAGCGCTGGTCGCGAAGGAAGAGGCTCTGCACCTTATTACCATACTTTTATCATCAAAAATGAAGGTACCTTATGGGCAACTGGATATAACTATTCTGGGCAATTGGGCAACGGTACAACCGAAGACTCCGATGAGTTTATCCAAATACCATTAGACTTTTATGAACCATAA
- a CDS encoding leucine-rich repeat domain-containing protein — protein sequence MKLDLSNLDITTIPPEIGLLTGLVELDLSGNKIEELPEEIEKLENLEKLNLTGNLITSLPKPISKMKRLKVLDVGENRLTALPDDIGDLVSLKQLWIAGNNLSDLPKSMKHLENIRYLNLVGNEFVTIPNVLSEMPNLGKNYLVDDFVQD from the coding sequence GTGAAATTAGATCTTAGCAATTTAGATATCACCACCATTCCACCGGAAATTGGCCTTCTAACAGGACTTGTCGAACTCGATCTGTCCGGAAACAAAATTGAAGAGCTGCCCGAAGAAATTGAAAAGCTGGAGAACCTGGAAAAACTGAATCTTACAGGAAATCTTATAACAAGTTTGCCTAAACCTATTAGTAAGATGAAAAGACTGAAAGTTTTGGATGTCGGGGAGAACAGGTTAACAGCACTGCCAGATGACATCGGTGACCTTGTATCCCTTAAACAATTGTGGATAGCAGGTAATAATTTGAGCGATTTACCCAAATCCATGAAACATCTTGAGAATATAAGGTATTTAAACCTTGTTGGTAATGAATTCGTAACCATTCCAAACGTTCTTTCTGAAATGCCTAATCTGGGTAAAAATTACCTGGTTGATGATTTTGTTCAAGATTGA